A single genomic interval of Fructobacillus americanaquae harbors:
- a CDS encoding undecaprenyl-diphosphate phosphatase: protein MLDIFKAIIIGIVEGLTEFLPVSSTGHIDLVSQFVQISQGKDFENMFEYVIQFGAIMAVVILYFSKLNPFSAKKTVRERQDTWVLWFKVIIACLPSIVIGLPLNDFMDEHLHKPAVVATALIVYGILFIVIENIYKNKAPKISSLATIGYSTALYIGLFQALSIVPGTSRSGATILGAIILGASRYVATEFSFFLAIPTMVGVTILKVGSYLLKGNTFTGEQWAVLATGTFVSFIVAVIAIKWLLKFVQTHDFKAFGWYRIVVGLIVFAVMFM, encoded by the coding sequence ATGCTTGACATTTTTAAAGCCATTATTATTGGTATTGTCGAAGGATTAACAGAGTTCTTGCCAGTCAGTTCGACTGGGCACATTGATTTGGTTAGCCAATTCGTCCAAATCAGCCAGGGTAAAGATTTTGAAAACATGTTTGAATACGTGATTCAATTTGGTGCCATCATGGCTGTTGTAATTTTGTACTTCAGTAAGCTGAACCCATTTAGCGCAAAGAAGACTGTGCGGGAACGCCAGGATACCTGGGTGCTCTGGTTCAAGGTAATCATTGCTTGCCTCCCATCAATCGTGATTGGTTTGCCATTAAACGATTTCATGGATGAGCACTTGCACAAGCCAGCCGTTGTTGCGACTGCTTTGATTGTCTATGGTATCTTGTTCATTGTGATTGAAAACATCTACAAGAACAAGGCCCCTAAAATTAGCAGCCTGGCAACCATCGGTTACAGTACAGCGCTTTACATCGGTTTGTTCCAAGCCTTGTCAATCGTACCTGGTACCAGCCGTTCAGGGGCAACCATCTTGGGTGCCATTATCTTAGGTGCCAGCCGCTACGTGGCCACCGAATTTAGTTTCTTCCTCGCCATTCCAACCATGGTTGGCGTCACAATCCTCAAGGTTGGTTCATACCTCCTGAAGGGCAACACCTTCACGGGTGAACAGTGGGCCGTCTTGGCAACTGGAACCTTCGTTTCCTTCATTGTTGCAGTTATCGCTATCAAGTGGCTGTTGAAGTTCGTGCAAACCCACGATTTCAAGGCCTTCGGTTGGTACCGAATCGTTGTTGGTTTGATTGTCTTCGCCGTGATGTTTATGTAA
- the rpsI gene encoding 30S ribosomal protein S9, giving the protein MTAAVQYAGTGRRKNSVARVRLVPGNGAITMNGKSIEDYIPFPNLREVVLQPFNATDTLGNYDVLVNVNGGGFSGQAGATRHGIARALLVVDPDFRPALKQAGLLTRDARMKERKKPGLKKARKASQFSKR; this is encoded by the coding sequence ATGACTGCAGCAGTACAATATGCCGGAACTGGTCGTCGTAAGAACTCAGTTGCTCGGGTCCGTTTGGTTCCTGGTAACGGTGCCATCACTATGAATGGCAAGTCAATCGAAGACTACATTCCTTTCCCTAACTTGCGTGAAGTTGTTTTGCAACCATTCAACGCTACAGATACATTGGGTAACTATGACGTTTTGGTTAACGTTAATGGTGGTGGTTTCTCTGGTCAAGCCGGAGCCACTCGTCACGGTATCGCCCGTGCATTACTCGTTGTTGACCCAGACTTCCGTCCTGCATTGAAGCAAGCTGGTCTTTTGACCCGTGATGCTCGTATGAAGGAACGTAAGAAGCCAGGTTTGAAGAAGGCCCGTAAGGCTTCACAATTCTCAAAGCGTTAA
- a CDS encoding FtsX-like permease family protein, whose amino-acid sequence MLSLRFALQTLKKDFRHYALFIFANAFLLMVNAMFFAIRNNHSIATSEYGKIIKAVMVLGLVLSLLVGAVFIFYANSFVSGRRQRQIGTLSMLGMSRFQGAMVVAWQSLGLWLITTVIGLMASFGALFIAFPVLNQLAGDQDYRVSFDWNTVVTVGLIYAALFFLMALIEWFKIGRTSLIDLTKSDQKVAKEPKAKAFLGIMGFVILIAGYWLALTTKPSLNALVSFIWAVGLVIVGTYLVMIVGIGWLLKRLRKNQKYYYQDKHFVPVSGLLFRVKNNGAGLATVALLFTTIVVALTAAISMQQVTSKFGQYLPYDTTITSPQSLTKDQLNQIQQSAQKHNLTLSASHELEATNAILVKVSGGGRISLFTGTGDVMSAPVFRAMTTESLKKWQGQSVSLASDEVGIYATHQQQVPAKLQIGGQTYKVKTIDQFTAPDSTAPSGPSYDYLVVNQQSQLNAFLKDVQAPATNDSGFQVEISDMPDAVTHIYAYDVKGTKKNEIAFSKDLSEIFQQAGGQVTDRADAVQSIETVFGSLVFVGVLTAVVLTFTTVLIVYYKQVAEGLVDRQNFNKMQRIGLSLAETKQMINRQIRLLFGLPLVLLILNAAFAFPILKTVFKTLGLFDPTMFIPVMVTMTVIVILIYLVIYWLTSKRYQQIVNQSKAGR is encoded by the coding sequence ATGTTGAGTCTTCGCTTCGCACTGCAGACGCTCAAAAAAGATTTTCGCCATTACGCCCTCTTTATTTTTGCTAACGCCTTCTTGTTGATGGTTAACGCCATGTTCTTTGCCATTCGGAACAACCACAGTATTGCTACTTCCGAATATGGCAAGATTATCAAGGCCGTAATGGTCTTGGGCTTAGTCCTTTCACTTTTGGTCGGGGCAGTCTTTATTTTTTATGCCAATTCCTTTGTCTCCGGTCGGCGCCAACGACAAATTGGGACGCTTTCGATGTTGGGGATGTCGCGCTTTCAAGGTGCCATGGTGGTGGCCTGGCAATCGCTTGGCCTCTGGTTGATCACGACGGTCATTGGCCTGATGGCTTCATTCGGTGCCCTGTTTATTGCCTTTCCCGTGTTAAATCAGTTGGCCGGGGACCAGGATTATCGGGTTTCTTTTGACTGGAATACGGTGGTCACGGTTGGGCTGATTTACGCAGCGTTGTTTTTCCTGATGGCACTGATTGAATGGTTTAAAATTGGTCGAACAAGCTTGATTGATTTAACCAAGTCCGACCAAAAGGTGGCCAAAGAACCAAAGGCGAAGGCCTTCTTGGGCATCATGGGCTTTGTGATCCTAATTGCTGGTTATTGGTTGGCTTTGACCACTAAGCCAAGCTTGAATGCCCTTGTCTCCTTTATCTGGGCGGTCGGCTTGGTGATTGTCGGAACTTATCTGGTGATGATTGTCGGGATTGGCTGGCTCTTAAAGCGCTTGCGTAAGAACCAAAAGTACTACTATCAGGATAAGCATTTTGTGCCCGTTTCGGGACTCTTATTCCGCGTGAAGAATAACGGGGCCGGCCTGGCCACTGTTGCTTTGCTGTTTACAACCATCGTCGTGGCCTTGACGGCAGCGATTTCAATGCAGCAGGTAACTAGCAAATTTGGTCAGTACCTGCCATATGATACAACGATTACGAGCCCACAATCGTTGACAAAGGACCAGTTAAATCAGATCCAGCAAAGCGCCCAAAAGCACAACTTAACTTTGAGCGCTAGTCATGAACTGGAAGCGACTAACGCCATCTTGGTAAAGGTTAGTGGCGGGGGTCGAATCAGCCTCTTTACTGGAACGGGGGATGTCATGTCTGCTCCTGTATTCCGGGCCATGACGACCGAGAGCTTGAAGAAATGGCAGGGACAGTCTGTTTCATTGGCCAGCGATGAGGTCGGAATCTACGCAACACATCAGCAGCAGGTACCAGCAAAATTGCAAATTGGTGGCCAGACCTACAAGGTGAAGACCATCGACCAATTTACTGCACCTGATTCAACCGCACCATCCGGCCCAAGTTATGATTACTTGGTTGTGAACCAGCAAAGCCAGCTGAACGCCTTCTTAAAGGATGTTCAGGCACCGGCCACGAACGATAGTGGCTTCCAGGTGGAAATCTCGGACATGCCGGATGCGGTGACCCACATCTATGCCTACGATGTGAAGGGCACGAAGAAAAACGAAATTGCTTTTAGCAAGGACTTAAGCGAGATTTTCCAGCAGGCGGGTGGTCAGGTTACGGACCGAGCCGATGCTGTGCAAAGCATCGAAACTGTCTTTGGTAGTTTGGTCTTTGTCGGGGTCTTGACTGCTGTTGTGTTGACCTTTACCACGGTTTTGATTGTTTACTACAAGCAGGTTGCTGAAGGCTTGGTTGACCGACAAAACTTCAATAAGATGCAACGAATTGGTCTCAGCCTGGCGGAAACCAAGCAAATGATTAACCGCCAAATTCGCTTGCTCTTTGGTTTGCCGCTTGTGTTGCTGATTTTGAACGCAGCCTTTGCCTTCCCAATTTTGAAGACGGTCTTCAAAACCTTGGGACTGTTTGACCCAACAATGTTTATCCCAGTCATGGTCACGATGACGGTGATTGTGATCTTGATTTACCTGGTGATTTACTGGCTAACCTCTAAGCGTTACCAACAAATCGTTAACCAGTCAAAGGCTGGTCGATAA
- a CDS encoding acetylornithine transaminase, translating to MTTTMHTYDQFPFDIVAGHDSYLIDDQGKEYLDLTAGIGVCNFGYSNQQIKQAVADQVEKVWHISNLYQNQLAEEVAKDLCPDGYQAFFCNSGTEANEAAIKLAHKATGKHELLAFNYGFHGRTTGSLSVTGYPHIQEGFAPLMPAVKMVPFNDSTALAAITEDTAAVILEVIQGEGGVNVGQADWLHQVQDKCHATGTLFIIDEVQSGMGRTGYRFAFEHDGLEPDMITVAKGLANGLPVGALLAKKSIAEYFQPGDHGTTFGGNKVVMSAAKAVLKQLNPDFLATVQAKGNWLFDQLEQKLSPLEGVTGISGAGLMVGIHLADSLPVNQVIQALHQKSLLTLSARGNTLRLLPPLIVDQIALAQAIDQIGQTIQQLSTADQAVAVQ from the coding sequence ATGACGACCACCATGCACACTTACGACCAATTCCCCTTTGACATCGTGGCTGGACACGATTCGTATCTAATCGATGACCAGGGAAAGGAATACCTCGACCTGACTGCCGGTATCGGTGTCTGTAACTTTGGTTACAGCAATCAACAAATTAAACAGGCCGTGGCCGACCAAGTGGAAAAGGTCTGGCATATTTCCAACTTATACCAAAACCAGCTCGCAGAAGAAGTTGCAAAAGACCTCTGTCCAGATGGTTACCAGGCCTTCTTCTGTAACTCAGGGACCGAGGCCAACGAGGCTGCGATTAAGTTAGCCCACAAGGCGACTGGCAAGCACGAACTCCTGGCCTTTAACTATGGTTTCCATGGCCGGACCACCGGTTCCTTGTCTGTTACTGGTTATCCCCACATCCAGGAAGGTTTTGCACCGCTGATGCCAGCAGTTAAGATGGTGCCTTTTAATGATTCAACTGCCCTCGCTGCGATTACCGAAGACACTGCTGCCGTGATTCTGGAAGTCATCCAGGGTGAAGGTGGGGTTAATGTTGGGCAGGCCGACTGGCTCCACCAAGTCCAAGACAAATGCCATGCAACCGGTACTCTTTTCATCATTGACGAAGTGCAAAGTGGCATGGGTCGGACTGGTTACCGTTTTGCCTTTGAACACGACGGTTTGGAACCAGACATGATAACCGTTGCCAAGGGACTGGCCAACGGTTTGCCGGTTGGAGCCCTGCTCGCTAAAAAAAGTATCGCCGAGTACTTCCAACCAGGTGACCACGGCACGACATTTGGTGGCAATAAAGTCGTGATGTCCGCCGCTAAAGCAGTGCTTAAGCAGCTGAATCCAGACTTCCTTGCGACTGTTCAAGCAAAGGGCAACTGGCTTTTTGACCAGCTGGAACAAAAACTTAGTCCGTTAGAAGGCGTAACCGGCATCAGTGGTGCCGGTTTAATGGTTGGTATTCACTTAGCTGATTCTCTGCCTGTTAACCAAGTCATCCAGGCCCTCCACCAAAAAAGTCTCTTAACCCTTTCTGCCCGTGGCAACACACTACGTCTTCTGCCACCATTGATTGTTGATCAAATTGCTTTAGCCCAAGCCATCGATCAAATCGGTCAAACAATTCAACAACTGAGCACTGCTGACCAAGCCGTTGCCGTTCAATGA
- a CDS encoding ABC transporter ATP-binding protein, giving the protein MALLELTHVQKSYSDSQNKRVLQDISLTINQGDYVAIMGESGAGKTTLLNIMATLDNPIEGSIKLNGVETTDLSDGKKAVFRRENLGFIFQSFDLLDIFNNRDNIYLPLVLTKAPKAEMDSRLNELAPRLGIQELLDKYPSQISGGQRQRVTAARALITQPALILADEPTGALDSKTAQEMLSIFQDVNAAGQTIVMVTHSSLSASYAKKTLFIKDGRIQTALDRGEMTQEEYLSAISNQLTELTKVGE; this is encoded by the coding sequence ATGGCATTACTAGAACTAACCCACGTACAGAAGTCCTATTCGGATAGCCAAAACAAGCGGGTCTTACAAGATATTTCACTGACCATCAATCAAGGGGACTATGTTGCAATCATGGGCGAGTCCGGTGCTGGTAAGACGACACTGTTAAACATTATGGCCACCCTTGATAACCCAATCGAGGGTTCCATTAAGCTCAATGGGGTGGAAACCACTGATTTATCAGACGGAAAGAAGGCGGTTTTCCGGCGCGAAAATCTCGGCTTTATCTTCCAGTCTTTTGATCTTTTGGACATTTTCAACAACCGCGACAACATCTATTTGCCATTGGTTTTGACTAAGGCCCCTAAGGCCGAAATGGATAGCCGCTTGAACGAATTGGCCCCACGTTTGGGGATTCAAGAACTTTTGGATAAGTATCCCAGTCAGATTTCTGGTGGACAGCGGCAACGAGTCACCGCTGCTCGTGCTTTGATTACGCAGCCAGCATTGATTTTGGCCGATGAACCGACAGGAGCCTTGGATTCCAAAACGGCTCAAGAAATGTTGTCGATTTTTCAGGATGTGAATGCAGCGGGACAGACCATCGTGATGGTCACCCATTCATCATTATCCGCATCTTATGCCAAGAAGACCCTCTTTATCAAGGATGGTCGGATTCAAACTGCCTTAGACCGGGGCGAGATGACCCAGGAAGAATACCTGTCAGCCATCTCCAACCAGCTAACGGAGTTGACGAAAGTAGGTGAATAA
- a CDS encoding DUF4097 family beta strand repeat-containing protein, producing MKKSLKLGVFLMSVGVVLSSVSFVLAKPGEIDFTLARYLTRVKTETHDISPDKTQLTNDHIQGIKVNTNSFDIVVKSGDNYAVQELDSAGQPLFESKVENQQLVVSQKSGRNRIFQSGETRLEITIPENANLQKLTIQTENGDIQLTGINVNQVQVRNTNGDITLQQVTVTGGGKVTNENGDIEVEQSQLPIVEAETKSGALSMKRAYHVGYGAGANLHLLNQSGDIDLN from the coding sequence ATGAAAAAATCGTTGAAATTAGGTGTCTTTTTGATGAGTGTGGGGGTAGTGCTCTCAAGTGTTTCCTTTGTCTTAGCCAAGCCCGGGGAAATTGATTTTACCTTGGCGCGCTATTTGACCAGGGTCAAAACGGAAACGCACGATATTAGTCCAGACAAGACCCAGCTGACAAATGACCATATTCAAGGAATAAAGGTCAACACGAATAGCTTTGATATCGTGGTTAAAAGCGGTGACAACTATGCTGTCCAGGAACTTGATTCTGCTGGTCAGCCATTATTTGAGTCGAAGGTTGAAAATCAGCAGTTGGTTGTGAGTCAAAAATCAGGAAGAAACAGGATTTTCCAATCAGGTGAAACACGATTAGAGATTACTATCCCAGAGAATGCGAATTTACAAAAACTGACGATCCAAACTGAAAATGGTGATATTCAGTTAACAGGCATCAACGTTAATCAAGTGCAAGTAAGGAATACAAATGGTGACATTACATTGCAGCAAGTGACAGTTACCGGCGGTGGTAAAGTCACCAACGAAAATGGCGATATTGAAGTTGAGCAAAGTCAGTTGCCAATCGTTGAGGCCGAAACGAAGTCCGGCGCGCTTTCAATGAAACGGGCTTACCATGTCGGTTACGGCGCTGGTGCTAATTTGCATTTGCTGAATCAGTCCGGCGATATTGATTTGAACTAA
- a CDS encoding PadR family transcriptional regulator, producing MMMKIKIPNLVLEAVVLQTLSEEELYGYVITKKIQEVIPISDSTTYPILRRLEQKGFVTTRSAIFDERTRKYYQLTQTGEEQLADAKKEWQTFVEQVNGILGE from the coding sequence ATGATGATGAAAATAAAGATTCCGAATCTAGTTCTCGAGGCGGTTGTTTTACAGACATTGTCCGAAGAAGAACTTTATGGCTACGTAATTACAAAAAAAATACAGGAAGTTATTCCAATTTCTGATTCGACAACCTATCCCATCTTACGACGGCTCGAACAAAAAGGCTTTGTCACCACCCGGTCGGCAATCTTTGATGAACGAACCCGTAAATACTATCAGTTAACGCAAACGGGAGAGGAACAGCTGGCTGACGCTAAAAAAGAGTGGCAGACCTTTGTTGAGCAGGTGAACGGCATTTTGGGAGAGTAA
- a CDS encoding DUF1700 domain-containing protein: protein MNYLEKLAAALKGLPTKEKDDILEYYREYLEDGGLSDAEAIKSLGQPEELATKIKTDYYTENGEQVPPYGTQHTTAYRVLILALIIITLPLTLPFFGGIFFSLFMLIFVFSILMLLATAAGVAFFIYGLFTLFHTLWSGLFFTGLGIIFIGLMFLVIPGIIFVTKKVIQGIVALSRWLVELWERI, encoded by the coding sequence ATGAACTATTTAGAAAAATTAGCAGCAGCACTTAAAGGATTACCAACAAAAGAAAAAGACGATATCTTAGAGTATTATCGTGAATATCTTGAGGACGGTGGCTTATCGGATGCAGAGGCGATTAAGAGCCTGGGCCAACCGGAAGAGTTAGCAACAAAAATTAAGACAGATTATTATACCGAGAACGGTGAACAAGTACCGCCTTATGGAACGCAGCACACAACGGCTTATCGGGTTTTGATTTTAGCCTTGATTATTATCACGTTACCACTAACCCTACCATTCTTTGGTGGTATCTTCTTTTCACTCTTTATGCTCATCTTCGTCTTCTCGATTTTGATGTTATTGGCCACGGCGGCTGGTGTCGCCTTCTTTATTTACGGCCTCTTCACATTGTTCCATACTCTTTGGTCGGGACTGTTCTTTACTGGCTTGGGTATCATCTTTATTGGACTGATGTTCCTGGTAATTCCAGGTATTATCTTTGTCACGAAAAAGGTTATTCAGGGAATTGTTGCCCTAAGTCGCTGGCTTGTAGAACTTTGGGAAAGGATTTAG
- a CDS encoding ABC transporter ATP-binding protein/permease has product MAYLELKNIRKSYFLGKEEFPVLKGIDLNFDLGDFVSILGESGGGKSTLMNIIGGLDRNFSGEVLVKGKLLDHKQEKELDRYRRETIGYIYQSYNLVSHLSVLDNVLVSLDMTTLNKKERESRAKELLQKVGLEKQIKKYPNQLSGGQKQRVAIARALASDPKVIIADEPTGALDAENTTEVLELLNDIAKEGRLVITVTHSQAVADAGTRIVRLADGQIESDERLKPAFATTDKEMLGSRPLPLMASIRTAAKHFKYNIKHNSLIILGTAIGLFAVVLFSGLGNGISGYIGDQIAKVANPQSVTVSRYSKETDGESNAAVLLGGGSKQAFTADQIKQIKDTSHVSKVENSYSATNVNTTYNGKSATVTSLTNWTSEDTTDSIKAGNAPKENEVLLDETTVTKRLGFSNYKDAIGKEVTMTYQVQNGQSATPVTFTAKIAGVTKANSQGIAQGLTSTQTIQAAMEKSGLSTAPTSLNLKVDNMDNVKATTKKIDQIKDSSSNRLYKTSSVMSIIDQAQTYVNLATNVLATIAGISLIVSALMIIVTMYMSVSARTKEIGILRAIGESKGDIQWLFITESLITGLISAIFATGLAFLVEAGINAALKGTADYAFVQITAGNVTTAFVLAILISLLAAMLPARRASKLNPIDALSAD; this is encoded by the coding sequence ATGGCATATTTAGAATTAAAGAACATTAGGAAATCCTATTTCCTCGGGAAGGAAGAATTTCCCGTTCTCAAAGGCATCGATTTAAACTTCGATCTTGGCGACTTCGTTTCCATCCTGGGTGAATCCGGTGGTGGTAAGTCAACACTGATGAACATTATTGGTGGGCTTGACCGTAACTTCTCTGGTGAAGTTTTGGTCAAGGGCAAGTTGCTAGACCACAAGCAAGAAAAGGAATTAGATCGTTACCGTCGGGAAACGATTGGCTACATTTACCAGTCTTATAACCTGGTTTCACACCTATCCGTCTTAGACAACGTCTTAGTTTCATTAGACATGACGACGTTAAACAAGAAGGAACGCGAAAGCCGAGCCAAGGAACTTTTGCAAAAGGTTGGTTTGGAAAAACAAATCAAAAAGTATCCAAACCAGCTATCTGGTGGCCAAAAGCAACGTGTCGCCATCGCCCGTGCATTAGCTTCCGACCCTAAGGTCATTATTGCCGATGAACCGACCGGAGCCTTAGATGCCGAAAACACAACCGAAGTACTGGAATTGTTAAACGACATCGCCAAAGAAGGTCGTTTGGTCATTACCGTTACCCACTCGCAGGCAGTTGCCGATGCCGGAACACGAATTGTGCGTTTGGCCGATGGTCAAATCGAATCCGACGAGCGTCTCAAGCCTGCCTTTGCAACAACCGATAAAGAAATGCTTGGTTCCCGTCCATTACCTTTGATGGCCAGCATCCGAACTGCTGCTAAACATTTTAAGTACAACATCAAGCATAATTCATTAATTATCTTGGGAACAGCGATCGGCTTGTTTGCCGTAGTCCTATTCTCAGGTCTTGGAAATGGAATTTCCGGCTATATTGGTGATCAAATTGCCAAGGTAGCCAACCCACAGTCGGTAACCGTCTCCCGCTATAGCAAGGAGACCGATGGTGAATCAAATGCTGCCGTCCTACTTGGCGGTGGTAGCAAGCAAGCCTTTACCGCCGACCAAATTAAGCAAATCAAAGACACTTCACATGTGTCAAAGGTTGAAAACTCTTATAGCGCTACCAACGTCAATACAACTTATAACGGTAAATCAGCAACGGTTACTTCATTGACCAACTGGACTTCAGAAGATACGACCGACTCAATCAAAGCCGGTAATGCACCGAAGGAAAATGAAGTGCTCTTAGACGAAACAACCGTGACAAAGCGCCTTGGTTTTAGTAACTATAAGGATGCTATCGGTAAGGAAGTCACGATGACTTACCAAGTCCAAAACGGACAGTCGGCTACTCCAGTGACATTCACTGCTAAAATTGCCGGTGTGACAAAGGCTAACAGCCAAGGTATCGCACAAGGATTAACCAGCACACAAACCATACAAGCTGCAATGGAAAAGTCTGGCCTATCAACTGCCCCAACGTCATTGAACTTGAAGGTTGATAATATGGACAACGTTAAGGCAACTACGAAGAAGATTGATCAAATCAAGGACAGCTCTTCTAACCGTCTTTACAAAACTTCTTCCGTTATGAGTATCATTGATCAAGCTCAGACTTACGTTAACTTAGCAACCAACGTTTTGGCCACTATCGCTGGTATTTCATTAATTGTTTCAGCATTGATGATTATCGTCACGATGTACATGTCGGTTTCAGCTCGAACTAAGGAAATCGGTATTCTGCGTGCCATTGGTGAATCAAAGGGTGACATCCAATGGTTGTTCATTACTGAATCATTAATCACTGGCCTGATTTCAGCAATCTTTGCCACTGGTTTGGCCTTCTTGGTCGAAGCCGGTATCAACGCTGCCTTGAAGGGGACTGCAGATTACGCCTTCGTTCAGATTACTGCCGGTAATGTCACAACAGCCTTCGTCTTAGCAATCTTGATTTCATTGTTGGCTGCTATGCTACCAGCCCGTCGAGCTTCTAAGTTGAACCCAATCGATGCCTTATCAGCTGACTAA
- a CDS encoding pyridoxamine 5'-phosphate oxidase family protein, which produces MTLFEEYIQAARGLIFVATAKDDQPSLRIMGFAADPERPNVWYLVSQPDTAKIVDLDQNAKVAIMTPLNENGARIESNQVTMVRSKKTWQDVQSYFTNPVFSKNHPHPEEEVLLELTFKSARLAAYAGTKVVTFA; this is translated from the coding sequence ATGACATTATTTGAGGAATATATTCAGGCAGCTCGGGGTTTGATTTTTGTGGCAACGGCCAAAGATGATCAACCAAGCTTGCGGATTATGGGCTTTGCGGCTGATCCAGAACGCCCTAACGTCTGGTACCTGGTTTCACAGCCAGATACGGCAAAGATTGTTGATTTGGACCAGAACGCAAAAGTTGCCATCATGACGCCTTTAAATGAAAACGGGGCTAGAATCGAATCCAACCAAGTAACTATGGTGCGTTCCAAGAAAACTTGGCAGGATGTGCAATCTTACTTCACTAACCCTGTCTTCTCAAAGAACCACCCACATCCTGAAGAAGAAGTGTTGCTGGAGTTAACCTTTAAGTCTGCTCGCTTAGCCGCCTATGCTGGTACTAAAGTGGTGACTTTTGCCTAA
- the rplM gene encoding 50S ribosomal protein L13, with product MRTTFLAKPSEIEKKWYIIDAKDVVLGRLSTVVASILRGKNKPTFTPNVDMGDNVIIINAGEVKLTGKKATDKIYYHHSNHPGGLKERTAGNYRQYDPEKLLELSIKGMLPKTSLGRKQGLNLHVYAGADHNHAAQKPEVLDINKLV from the coding sequence ATGCGTACAACATTTTTAGCAAAGCCTAGCGAAATCGAAAAGAAGTGGTACATCATTGATGCCAAGGACGTCGTTTTGGGACGTTTGTCAACAGTAGTTGCTTCTATTTTGCGTGGTAAGAACAAGCCAACTTTCACACCTAACGTTGATATGGGTGACAATGTCATCATCATCAATGCTGGTGAAGTAAAGTTGACTGGTAAGAAGGCAACTGACAAGATTTACTACCATCACTCAAACCACCCAGGTGGATTGAAGGAACGTACTGCCGGTAACTACCGTCAATATGATCCAGAAAAGTTGTTGGAATTGTCAATCAAGGGTATGTTGCCTAAGACATCTTTGGGACGTAAGCAAGGTTTGAACCTGCACGTATACGCTGGAGCAGATCACAACCATGCTGCTCAGAAGCCTGAAGTACTTGACATCAACAAGTTGGTCTAA
- a CDS encoding TetR/AcrR family transcriptional regulator produces MKREELKQLNRQKILAAATELMTHQGIRATSMKDVSSKADISIVTMYKYFPTKEELTEQVVLDFYHKRFEPIVMMAEGPETNFAKIINAFKQEQEECEELLGENIFVEFQRVIKHSRIVYDYLYNTQMSLISTLIKKGRASGEINTPASDNIMLMVISWAFTYLAEMEEDLSKEEIEGLQLFLQYGALGRPKDWKNPLG; encoded by the coding sequence GTGAAAAGAGAAGAATTAAAACAATTAAACCGGCAGAAGATCTTAGCTGCCGCCACAGAACTGATGACACATCAGGGGATTCGGGCAACTAGTATGAAGGACGTTAGCTCAAAAGCAGATATTTCAATTGTCACCATGTATAAGTACTTTCCGACCAAAGAGGAGCTAACCGAACAAGTTGTTTTGGACTTTTACCATAAACGATTTGAGCCGATTGTCATGATGGCAGAAGGCCCAGAGACGAACTTTGCCAAAATTATTAATGCTTTTAAACAGGAGCAGGAAGAGTGTGAAGAGCTCTTAGGTGAGAATATTTTTGTTGAATTTCAACGGGTGATTAAGCATTCCAGGATTGTTTATGATTACTTATATAATACGCAAATGTCCTTGATATCGACCCTGATTAAAAAGGGACGAGCAAGTGGTGAAATTAATACGCCGGCTAGTGATAACATAATGTTGATGGTGATTTCGTGGGCCTTTACCTATCTGGCCGAGATGGAAGAAGATCTCAGTAAGGAAGAAATTGAGGGCCTTCAATTGTTTTTGCAGTATGGGGCGTTGGGCCGACCAAAGGATTGGAAAAATCCGTTAGGATAA